One genomic segment of Acinetobacter oleivorans DR1 includes these proteins:
- the dmeF gene encoding CDF family Co(II)/Ni(II) efflux transporter DmeF produces MGLNFMQDYSVSRHHQHQFDEGNPLAQKRILIATILTASMMVLEIFGGWFFNSMALLADGWHMSSHMLALGLAYFAYRAARHYSKDHRFSFGTWKIEILAGYSSAILLMVVAIFMAFQSIQRLFNPVEIFYNEAIPIAILGLVINLICAWLLHDDGHHHHHHHHHHHEHDHGHHHHDLNQKAAFLHVVADAVTSVFAIIALFAGKYFGWDFLDALLGILGAILVAKWSLGLMKETGKTLLDAEMDHPVVEEIREVIAKFPKNIEITDIHVWKVAKGKFSCILALETDDISLTADQIRQALSIHDEIVHISVEINTLKPAYVPRETLA; encoded by the coding sequence TTGGGTTTAAATTTTATGCAGGATTATAGTGTATCACGTCATCATCAACATCAGTTTGATGAAGGAAATCCACTTGCACAAAAACGTATTTTGATTGCAACGATTTTAACGGCATCCATGATGGTGTTAGAAATATTCGGTGGATGGTTTTTTAATTCGATGGCGCTTCTGGCTGATGGTTGGCATATGAGTTCACATATGTTGGCACTCGGTTTAGCCTATTTTGCTTATCGTGCAGCTCGTCATTATTCCAAAGATCATCGCTTTAGTTTTGGAACTTGGAAAATCGAGATTTTAGCGGGTTATAGCAGTGCAATTTTGCTAATGGTTGTTGCCATTTTTATGGCTTTTCAGTCGATACAACGTTTATTTAATCCAGTTGAGATTTTTTATAATGAAGCGATTCCTATTGCAATTTTAGGTTTGGTCATTAACTTGATTTGCGCATGGTTACTTCACGATGATGGGCACCATCACCATCACCATCACCATCACCATCACGAGCATGATCATGGGCATCATCACCACGATTTAAACCAAAAAGCTGCATTTTTACATGTGGTTGCAGATGCAGTAACTTCTGTTTTTGCAATTATTGCGCTTTTCGCAGGTAAGTATTTCGGTTGGGATTTTTTAGATGCGCTTTTAGGGATTTTAGGCGCTATTTTGGTTGCAAAATGGTCTCTTGGGTTAATGAAAGAGACAGGAAAAACCCTTTTAGATGCTGAAATGGATCATCCTGTGGTTGAAGAAATTCGTGAAGTGATTGCTAAATTTCCTAAAAATATTGAAATTACGGATATTCATGTCTGGAAAGTCGCAAAAGGTAAGTTTTCTTGTATTTTAGCGCTCGAAACTGATGATATTTCTTTAACCGCGGATCAGATTCGTCAGGCTTTATCAATTCATGATGAAATTGTGCATATATCGGTAGAAATTAATACTCTAAAACCTGCTTATGTTCCACGTGAAACATTGGCATAA